One part of the Haloprofundus halobius genome encodes these proteins:
- a CDS encoding alpha-glucosidase C-terminal domain-containing protein — MDRRDGRRRRVRVASPDHEALFAYMRSDGDERVLVALNFDDEAIAIGLPEALAGNEFDVLIGNYTDETVSAVDEALRPYEARVYEQR; from the coding sequence ATCGACAGACGCGATGGACGCCGACGGCGAGTTCGAGTTGCTAGCCCCGACCACGAAGCCCTCTTCGCGTATATGCGGTCCGACGGTGACGAGCGGGTGCTCGTGGCCCTCAACTTCGACGACGAAGCAATCGCGATCGGCCTGCCGGAAGCGCTCGCCGGAAACGAGTTCGACGTACTGATCGGCAACTACACAGACGAGACGGTTTCCGCCGTCGACGAGGCGCTGCGTCCCTACGAAGCCCGCGTCTACGAGCAACGCTGA
- a CDS encoding phytanoyl-CoA dioxygenase family protein, translating to MTVLSDDQLSSFRRNGYVKIKQAVLDDHCEAAVDAIWDFLGKSPDEPETWYGPPSGLDELAHGQFAGMVNLYQHQALWDNRQHPDVYEAFNQLLGESDLWVSLDRCNMTPPRREEYPEYSSSFIHWDVDTSPLPERPVSEQGTSAIPFGVQGVLYLEDTTEEMGGFQCVPELYRELDEWVQNAPEDRDPYEPDFDDQYEIESIPGERGDLVIWDSLLAHGNGHNESNRPRLAQYISMFPAQPSDEGTRQNRIESWQKQQAPAEERRDPRDREAQRYERAELSGLGERLLGIERWED from the coding sequence ATGACAGTGTTATCAGACGACCAGCTATCGTCGTTCCGCCGGAACGGGTACGTCAAGATCAAGCAGGCCGTTTTGGACGACCATTGCGAAGCCGCCGTCGACGCAATTTGGGACTTTCTCGGGAAGTCACCCGACGAACCGGAGACCTGGTACGGCCCGCCTTCGGGCCTCGACGAACTCGCTCACGGTCAATTCGCCGGTATGGTCAACCTCTATCAGCATCAGGCGCTCTGGGACAACCGCCAGCATCCGGACGTGTACGAGGCGTTCAACCAGCTCCTTGGCGAGTCCGATCTCTGGGTGAGTCTCGACCGCTGTAACATGACGCCGCCGAGGCGCGAGGAGTATCCGGAGTACAGTTCGTCGTTTATCCACTGGGACGTCGATACGTCGCCGCTTCCCGAGCGGCCTGTCAGCGAACAGGGCACGTCAGCGATCCCGTTCGGCGTGCAGGGGGTTCTCTACCTCGAGGACACGACCGAAGAGATGGGTGGGTTCCAGTGTGTTCCAGAACTGTATCGCGAACTCGACGAATGGGTGCAAAACGCGCCCGAAGACAGGGACCCCTACGAACCGGACTTCGACGACCAGTACGAAATCGAGTCAATCCCGGGCGAGCGAGGGGATCTCGTCATCTGGGACAGCCTCCTCGCGCACGGCAACGGACACAACGAGTCGAATCGGCCGCGTCTCGCTCAGTATATCAGTATGTTTCCCGCACAGCCGAGCGACGAGGGCACTCGCCAGAACCGGATCGAGAGCTGGCAGAAACAGCAGGCGCCGGCTGAGGAACGGCGGGACCCCCGGGACAGAGAAGCGCAACGATACGAGAGAGCCGAACTCTCGGGACTCGGCGAACGGTTGCTCGGAATCGAACGGTGGGAGGACTGA
- a CDS encoding aminotransferase class I/II-fold pyridoxal phosphate-dependent enzyme: protein MTGWRLGWLVGPEHLARGAIKLHPGTSSCPSSLSQHGAIAALTGPQDGAEAMCRAFRERRDYVQSRVEAIPTLSCPVPDGGFYAFLDVQLLDGTSFEVAERLLEEYGVVTVPGEGFGAGGEGSIRVSFASSLEELEEGFDRIERFVRDEGV, encoded by the coding sequence ATGACTGGCTGGCGACTCGGTTGGCTCGTCGGCCCCGAACACCTCGCGAGGGGGGCCATCAAGCTTCACCCCGGGACATCGTCCTGCCCGTCGAGTCTCTCCCAACACGGCGCCATCGCTGCGCTCACCGGACCGCAGGACGGTGCCGAAGCCATGTGCCGGGCGTTTCGCGAACGTCGCGACTACGTCCAGAGCCGCGTCGAAGCGATTCCAACGCTCTCCTGTCCCGTCCCCGACGGCGGCTTCTACGCCTTCCTCGACGTCCAGTTGTTGGACGGTACGAGCTTCGAGGTGGCCGAACGCCTTCTCGAAGAGTACGGCGTCGTGACCGTTCCGGGCGAGGGGTTCGGCGCGGGCGGGGAGGGGTCGATCCGGGTGAGCTTCGCGAGCAGTCTGGAGGAACTGGAGGAGGGGTTCGACCGCATCGAGCGGTTCGTTCGCGACGAGGGAGTCTGA
- a CDS encoding glycoside hydrolase family 2 protein: MNDERVPREEYPRPQLRREQWRNLNGQWAFEIDHGASGRARGLPDADGLAGEITVPFAPESELSGIGHTDFMDAVWYRREIDVPEEWLGGHLLLHFGAVDYEAEVWVNGESVGSHRGGYTPFSLDISDTVTPGSNVVTVCAEDDTRSPVQPSGKQSQQYHSHGPLYTRVTGIWQTVWLEPVPETYVQNLQFEPDPENDAVHAEVELAGALLDGEVRAEVAFGDRSVGATTVRTDGRFAAFTLELAETHRWSPEEPNLYDLELAVLDDGATVDAVESYFGLRSVTLGEHRVYLNGEPRFQRLVLDQGYYPDGLYTAPTDEALIEDIEISKEMGFDGARLHEKVFEPRYLYHADRLGYLVWDEGPNWGLTHSDPAALGPFLQEWLEVVERDYNHPSLVGWTPLNETASDTHEDLVRTLYRATKALDPTRPVIDTSGWYHVETDLVDAHDYEQDPEAFRETYGETDGPVEPSAHDRTTWETLSYVSEYGGIWWNPDVEDGWGYGDRPADEAEFFERYRGLTETLLDNEDMWALCYTQLYDIEQETNGLYTYDREPKFDPERIREINEQPAAFERQ, from the coding sequence GTTCGAGATCGATCACGGCGCGAGCGGTCGCGCCCGCGGGCTCCCCGATGCCGACGGACTTGCGGGCGAAATCACCGTTCCCTTCGCTCCCGAAAGCGAACTGTCGGGTATCGGCCACACCGACTTCATGGACGCGGTGTGGTACCGTCGTGAGATCGATGTGCCCGAGGAGTGGCTCGGCGGCCACCTCCTGTTGCATTTCGGCGCGGTCGACTACGAAGCGGAGGTGTGGGTGAACGGCGAGTCGGTCGGCAGCCATCGGGGTGGATACACACCGTTTAGCCTGGACATTAGTGATACCGTGACGCCGGGGTCGAACGTCGTCACGGTCTGTGCCGAAGACGATACTCGCTCGCCCGTCCAGCCCAGTGGCAAGCAGAGTCAGCAGTACCACTCACACGGGCCGCTGTACACCCGCGTCACCGGTATCTGGCAGACGGTTTGGCTCGAACCGGTACCAGAGACGTACGTCCAGAATCTCCAGTTCGAACCGGACCCGGAGAACGACGCCGTACACGCCGAAGTAGAACTTGCCGGCGCGCTGCTCGACGGCGAAGTCCGTGCCGAAGTCGCGTTCGGCGATCGTTCGGTCGGCGCGACCACCGTCCGGACAGACGGTCGCTTCGCTGCGTTCACGCTCGAACTGGCCGAGACACACCGGTGGTCGCCCGAGGAGCCGAACCTGTACGACCTCGAACTCGCGGTGCTCGACGACGGCGCGACGGTCGACGCAGTCGAGAGCTACTTCGGACTGCGCTCGGTGACGCTCGGCGAACACCGTGTCTACCTCAACGGCGAACCCCGATTCCAGCGCCTCGTCCTCGATCAGGGGTACTACCCCGACGGGCTCTACACCGCGCCCACCGACGAGGCGCTAATCGAGGATATCGAGATCAGCAAGGAGATGGGGTTCGACGGCGCACGCCTCCACGAGAAGGTGTTCGAGCCGCGCTACCTCTATCACGCCGACCGGCTCGGCTACCTCGTCTGGGACGAGGGGCCGAACTGGGGGCTGACTCACAGCGATCCCGCGGCGCTCGGCCCCTTCCTACAGGAGTGGCTCGAAGTCGTCGAGCGCGATTACAATCACCCGTCGCTGGTGGGATGGACGCCGCTCAACGAGACCGCGTCCGACACCCACGAGGACCTCGTGCGAACGCTGTACCGCGCGACGAAGGCACTCGATCCCACGCGGCCCGTCATCGACACGAGCGGCTGGTATCACGTCGAAACTGACCTCGTCGACGCGCACGACTACGAGCAGGACCCCGAGGCGTTCCGCGAGACCTACGGCGAGACCGACGGGCCGGTCGAGCCCAGCGCTCACGACAGGACGACCTGGGAGACCCTGAGCTACGTCAGCGAGTACGGCGGCATCTGGTGGAACCCCGACGTCGAGGACGGATGGGGCTACGGCGACCGCCCGGCGGACGAGGCCGAGTTCTTCGAGCGCTACCGTGGGCTCACCGAGACGCTGCTAGACAATGAGGACATGTGGGCGCTGTGCTACACGCAACTGTACGACATCGAACAGGAGACGAACGGCCTGTACACGTACGACCGCGAGCCGAAGTTCGACCCCGAACGGATCCGAGAGATCAACGAGCAGCCCGCTGCGTTCGAGCGGCAGTGA
- a CDS encoding universal stress protein, which yields MCEEGHSEHVVSVAYDLTTAYGEPLVVLHVVPDEGFEAHKQAIGSVADFSDVSFEQEEDSAARYAKRVVEQRLDQFDESVVETRGRVGDPTDQILAEAEHLDARFVVVGGRRRSPVGKAIFGSTTQEVLLSADCPVVTAMTD from the coding sequence ATCTGTGAGGAGGGACATTCGGAACACGTCGTCTCCGTCGCGTACGATTTAACCACCGCGTACGGAGAGCCGCTCGTCGTCTTGCACGTCGTCCCCGACGAGGGCTTCGAGGCGCACAAACAGGCGATAGGGAGCGTCGCCGACTTCTCGGACGTCTCGTTCGAACAGGAAGAGGACAGCGCGGCACGGTACGCGAAACGGGTCGTGGAGCAACGACTCGACCAGTTCGACGAGAGCGTCGTCGAGACCCGTGGACGCGTCGGCGACCCCACCGACCAGATACTGGCTGAGGCCGAGCATCTCGACGCGAGGTTCGTCGTCGTCGGCGGTCGACGTCGGTCGCCGGTCGGGAAGGCCATCTTCGGCAGTACGACCCAGGAGGTCCTGCTGAGCGCCGACTGTCCGGTCGTGACTGCGATGACCGACTGA
- a CDS encoding FAD-dependent oxidoreductase: MLVRPGNRGMQQYDVVVTGATPAGIGAAVHAARSDLDTLLIAYNDHLGGMMASGLGMTDTLLHPSKGRSPVLDEFFERVATHYREEYGPDSAQYRTCNDGLVFEPHVAEGVFDALVDAEETLDVEREWHPVAAERSGRTVSGVTFEASHDDRTMTVRAETFIDATYEGDLAATAGVPYRVGREAREEYDERFAGTVFTNADDVTTIGSGSTGEGDDAVQSYNYRICLSSDPDNMRYPEKPDGYDRREYLWVLHDLKKMRELLDERSVEDPMAFGLSDRSAPELATAMRRWYDRNEPPVAVDDDDRWVPLADDVYRGSDPVEDELLPLPAQTRLLDRSPEGLAGDIHLEQEGEEFVWGNLPNDKRDMNACDLVGESHAYPEADWETRHEIAQQHLDYAIGFIYFLQNDDAVPERAQREARQWGLATDEFEDNDNKPFQLYVREARRIEGRETFTEHDAFLAEQLDRAPVNDGSVAIAEFPLDPHDVKAVRRTGTASDGRFFLTESTVPSQIDYRTLLPEGLDNLLVPVALSASHVGFQTVRLEPTWFQLGEAAGVAAACALRTHALPGTLDLVDLQCELAEAGTMLTYFTDADSTADEPWAAAVQVLGAKGFFDGYAARPDDPLDAATADVWAAATIDLVSGDGDASERARQLPTPEERSVAEPVSSEDFLATLADELETDTDPAAAASEVGVPDEVTLTRGKAAQIVYRFVTAHRGIDI; encoded by the coding sequence ATGTTGGTCCGACCAGGCAATCGAGGTATGCAACAGTACGACGTTGTAGTGACTGGAGCAACACCTGCGGGCATCGGTGCAGCGGTCCACGCCGCCCGGTCAGATCTCGACACGCTCCTGATCGCGTACAACGATCACCTCGGTGGTATGATGGCGAGTGGACTCGGGATGACGGACACACTCTTGCATCCTAGCAAGGGCCGGTCACCAGTCCTCGACGAGTTCTTTGAGCGAGTTGCAACACACTACCGAGAAGAGTATGGACCCGATTCGGCTCAGTATCGGACCTGTAACGATGGTCTTGTCTTTGAACCCCACGTTGCAGAAGGAGTATTCGACGCGCTTGTCGATGCAGAAGAGACGCTTGATGTCGAACGCGAGTGGCACCCGGTCGCCGCAGAACGCTCTGGGCGGACCGTCTCGGGCGTTACGTTCGAGGCCTCTCACGACGATCGAACGATGACGGTGAGAGCCGAGACCTTTATCGACGCGACCTACGAGGGTGATCTGGCGGCGACAGCGGGGGTTCCCTATCGGGTCGGTCGTGAGGCCCGCGAGGAGTACGACGAACGCTTCGCCGGTACCGTGTTCACGAACGCCGACGACGTGACGACGATCGGGTCCGGCAGCACGGGCGAGGGCGACGACGCCGTCCAGTCGTACAACTACCGCATCTGTCTGAGTAGCGACCCGGACAACATGCGCTACCCGGAGAAACCCGACGGCTACGACAGACGGGAGTACCTCTGGGTACTGCACGACCTCAAGAAGATGCGCGAACTGCTCGACGAACGGAGCGTCGAGGATCCCATGGCGTTCGGACTCTCGGACCGGTCGGCCCCGGAACTCGCAACTGCCATGCGGCGCTGGTACGACCGAAACGAACCTCCCGTTGCCGTCGACGACGACGACCGCTGGGTCCCGTTGGCGGACGATGTGTATCGGGGCTCCGATCCGGTCGAAGACGAACTTCTGCCGTTGCCGGCCCAGACGCGCCTGCTGGACCGGTCCCCTGAAGGTCTCGCGGGTGACATCCATCTCGAACAGGAGGGTGAGGAGTTCGTCTGGGGGAACCTGCCCAACGACAAACGGGACATGAATGCTTGCGATCTCGTTGGTGAGTCCCACGCGTATCCCGAGGCCGACTGGGAGACGCGCCACGAGATCGCCCAGCAGCACCTCGACTACGCTATCGGCTTCATCTACTTCCTCCAGAATGACGACGCAGTTCCCGAACGCGCGCAGCGCGAGGCTCGGCAATGGGGGCTCGCGACCGACGAGTTCGAGGACAACGACAACAAGCCGTTCCAGCTCTACGTCCGCGAGGCCCGCCGTATCGAGGGGCGTGAGACGTTCACGGAACACGACGCCTTCCTCGCCGAACAACTCGACCGCGCGCCGGTCAACGACGGGTCGGTCGCCATCGCGGAGTTCCCGCTTGACCCCCACGACGTGAAGGCAGTCCGACGCACCGGGACCGCCTCGGACGGCCGATTTTTCTTGACCGAGTCGACCGTCCCCTCCCAGATCGACTATCGGACGTTGCTTCCCGAGGGGCTCGACAATCTGCTGGTGCCGGTCGCGCTGTCGGCCAGCCACGTCGGATTCCAGACGGTTCGGCTCGAACCGACGTGGTTTCAGCTCGGCGAGGCCGCCGGCGTCGCCGCCGCCTGCGCGCTTCGCACGCACGCGCTCCCCGGGACCCTCGATCTCGTCGACCTCCAATGTGAATTGGCCGAAGCCGGGACGATGCTCACCTACTTCACGGACGCCGATTCGACGGCCGACGAGCCGTGGGCCGCGGCTGTTCAGGTCCTCGGCGCGAAAGGCTTCTTCGACGGCTATGCGGCCCGACCCGACGACCCCCTCGACGCTGCGACGGCCGACGTGTGGGCTGCGGCGACCATCGACCTCGTTTCCGGTGACGGTGATGCGTCGGAACGGGCCCGTCAACTGCCAACTCCTGAGGAGCGATCTGTCGCCGAACCGGTCAGCAGCGAGGATTTCCTCGCGACGCTCGCAGACGAACTCGAAACGGACACCGATCCGGCGGCTGCTGCGTCAGAGGTGGGAGTCCCCGATGAGGTGACGCTCACCCGCGGTAAAGCCGCCCAAATCGTTTACAGATTCGTGACCGCCCACCGCGGTATCGACATCTGA
- a CDS encoding asparaginase — translation MPVRIISTGGTIASTEDEGADTNPDLTSDDLVAAVPALGALADVETEDFSTVPSPYLTFEDLLELVDRLAELDDDLNVDGVVVTQGTDNLDETSYFVDCCYDGGTPVAFTGAMRTPSQAGPDGPANLLASVRTVLSDTAREQGALVVFNDRVHAAREVVKTHSMNVDTFQTPEFGPLASVDENRVTWRRYPESPDPTFEPLSSDLPETVLTCVATLDMSDSVLRLGRDADAVCLAAMGAGHVPPKVLPALETLRDDGVPVVATTRCPEGRLARRTYGFRGSERTLQELGCYYSDLNLQKTRVKTVLALADGRLADAFDRPTPS, via the coding sequence ATGCCCGTACGGATTATCTCGACCGGCGGAACGATCGCGTCGACGGAAGACGAGGGTGCCGATACGAACCCCGACCTCACGAGCGACGACCTCGTCGCCGCCGTTCCGGCGCTCGGCGCGTTGGCAGACGTCGAAACCGAGGATTTCAGCACCGTCCCGAGTCCGTATCTCACCTTCGAGGATCTGCTAGAACTCGTCGACCGCCTGGCGGAACTCGACGACGACCTGAACGTCGACGGCGTCGTCGTCACGCAGGGGACCGACAACCTCGACGAGACCTCGTACTTCGTCGACTGCTGTTACGACGGGGGGACGCCGGTCGCCTTCACCGGGGCGATGCGCACGCCCTCGCAGGCCGGTCCGGACGGACCGGCGAACCTGCTCGCCAGCGTCCGGACCGTCCTCAGTGACACGGCCCGAGAACAGGGCGCGCTCGTCGTGTTCAACGACCGAGTGCACGCCGCGCGTGAGGTCGTCAAGACGCACTCGATGAACGTCGACACGTTCCAGACGCCGGAGTTCGGGCCGCTCGCGTCTGTCGACGAGAACCGCGTCACGTGGCGGCGATACCCCGAGAGCCCCGACCCGACGTTCGAACCCTTGTCGTCGGACCTTCCCGAGACCGTCCTCACCTGCGTCGCGACCCTCGACATGAGCGACTCCGTACTTCGACTCGGACGCGACGCCGACGCGGTCTGTCTCGCGGCGATGGGTGCCGGTCACGTCCCGCCGAAGGTTCTCCCCGCCCTCGAAACGCTGCGTGACGACGGCGTCCCGGTCGTCGCGACGACTCGCTGTCCGGAGGGACGGCTCGCCCGTCGAACGTACGGGTTCCGGGGGAGCGAGCGGACGCTGCAGGAACTCGGATGCTACTACTCGGACCTGAACCTCCAGAAGACTCGGGTAAAGACGGTGCTCGCGCTCGCGGACGGTCGCCTCGCGGACGCGTTCGACCGGCCGACGCCGAGCTAG
- a CDS encoding pyridoxal phosphate-dependent aminotransferase, which yields MTARPAVPLARRVDDIDETMIRTMYDLAEQQSGDLVRLEIGEPDFDTPEHIVEAAAAAARDGATHYTHNAGLPALRAAIAEKMERDHDLSIEPSQVIAAAGATEALYLTLLTTAERGDEVVLPTPAWPQYRLQIQLAGATPVEVALSAADDFDLDVDRVVDAIGDDTACVVLNSPSNPTSQVYDPEAVEAVVEAAAEHDAVSRPTSTRTTSSSSTPARSSTR from the coding sequence ATGACAGCGAGACCCGCGGTTCCGCTCGCTCGTCGCGTCGATGACATCGACGAGACGATGATTCGAACGATGTACGACCTCGCCGAGCAGCAGTCGGGCGACCTCGTGCGACTGGAGATCGGTGAACCCGATTTCGACACGCCCGAACACATCGTCGAGGCTGCGGCGGCGGCAGCACGAGACGGTGCCACGCACTACACGCACAACGCGGGTCTCCCCGCACTCCGTGCGGCCATCGCCGAGAAGATGGAGCGCGACCACGATCTCTCGATCGAGCCGAGTCAGGTAATCGCGGCAGCGGGCGCGACGGAGGCGCTGTATCTCACGTTGTTGACCACCGCCGAACGGGGAGACGAGGTGGTTCTCCCCACGCCGGCGTGGCCGCAGTACCGCCTCCAGATTCAGCTCGCGGGCGCGACGCCCGTCGAAGTCGCGCTCTCGGCGGCGGACGACTTCGACCTCGACGTCGACCGCGTCGTCGACGCCATCGGCGACGACACCGCTTGTGTCGTGCTCAACTCACCCTCGAATCCAACGAGCCAGGTGTACGACCCCGAGGCGGTCGAAGCCGTCGTGGAGGCGGCGGCCGAGCACGACGCAGTCTCGCGGCCGACCTCGACGCGAACAACGTCGTCGTCATCAACGCCTGCTCGAAGCAGTACGCGATGA